Proteins from a single region of Actinomycetota bacterium:
- a CDS encoding aspartate carbamoyltransferase catalytic subunit, which translates to MKHLLSIQDLSAGQINTVLKTADSFREVGTRTIKKVPTLRGRTVCNLFFEPSTRTRISFELAAKRLSADVVNFTGDAKSSLSKGESFKDTAQTLQAMGIDAIVVRHASAGAPQRLSGWVEASVINAGDGAHEHPTQALLDLYSIREHFPSFDGLRVGIVGDIVHSRVARSNARALRTMGAEVVLIAPPTFLPPAVDTWGVSVSYDLEAVLPSLDVVYLLRVQRERQNEQLVPSLREYATFWGLDLRRVNRMRPEAVIMHPGPMNRGVEIAAEVADLDRAIITDQVTNGVAVRMSLLYLMLGGLNSDRDRAREAPARRATDPAQLAFEQAMAEVEPALG; encoded by the coding sequence ATCAAGCACCTGCTGTCGATCCAGGACCTCAGCGCCGGCCAGATCAACACCGTGCTGAAGACCGCCGACTCCTTCCGGGAGGTCGGCACCCGGACGATCAAGAAGGTGCCCACCCTCCGGGGCCGCACCGTGTGCAACCTGTTCTTCGAGCCCTCCACCCGCACCCGGATCTCCTTCGAGCTGGCGGCCAAGCGGCTATCGGCCGACGTCGTGAACTTCACCGGCGACGCCAAGAGCTCGCTGTCCAAGGGCGAGTCCTTCAAGGACACCGCCCAGACCCTGCAGGCGATGGGCATCGACGCCATCGTGGTACGCCACGCCTCGGCCGGCGCTCCGCAGCGCCTCTCCGGGTGGGTGGAGGCCAGCGTGATCAACGCCGGCGACGGGGCGCACGAGCATCCCACCCAGGCCCTCCTCGACCTGTACTCGATCCGGGAGCACTTCCCCAGCTTCGACGGGCTGCGGGTGGGGATCGTGGGCGACATCGTCCACTCCCGGGTGGCCCGATCCAACGCCCGCGCGCTGCGCACCATGGGGGCCGAGGTGGTCCTGATCGCCCCGCCCACCTTCCTGCCGCCGGCGGTCGACACCTGGGGGGTGTCGGTGAGCTACGACCTGGAGGCCGTCTTGCCCAGCCTGGACGTGGTGTACCTGCTGCGGGTCCAGCGGGAGCGCCAGAACGAGCAGCTGGTGCCCTCGCTGCGGGAGTACGCCACCTTCTGGGGCCTCGACCTGCGCCGGGTCAACCGGATGCGCCCGGAGGCGGTGATCATGCACCCGGGGCCGATGAACCGGGGTGTGGAGATCGCCGCCGAGGTGGCCGACCTGGACCGGGCGATCATCACCGACCAGGTGACCAACGGCGTGGCGGTGCGCATGTCGCTGCTCTACCTCATGCTGGGCGGCCTGAATTCCGACCGGGACCGGGCCCGGGAGGCCCCCGCCCGGCGGGCGACCGACCCGGCGCAGCTGGCCTTCGAGCAGGCGATGGCGGAAGTGGAGCCCGCGCTTGGCTAA
- the aroQ gene encoding type II 3-dehydroquinate dehydratase — protein sequence MKVFVLNGPNLNLLGDREPEIYGTQTLDDVEEMCRAKASELGMDIDFRHTNFEGELVEWLQDARTSAAGVVLNPAALGHYSLALVDAITAAQVPVVEVHISNIYAREDWRSKSVISPVAYGVISGLGTQGYVLALEALNVVLSDEGGDEGGDDE from the coding sequence ATGAAAGTGTTCGTGCTCAACGGTCCCAACCTCAACCTGCTCGGTGACCGGGAGCCGGAGATCTACGGCACCCAGACCCTGGACGACGTCGAGGAGATGTGCCGGGCCAAGGCCTCCGAGCTGGGCATGGACATCGACTTCCGGCACACGAACTTCGAGGGCGAGCTGGTGGAGTGGCTGCAGGACGCCCGCACGTCGGCCGCCGGTGTGGTGCTCAACCCCGCCGCCCTGGGCCACTACTCCCTGGCGCTGGTCGATGCCATCACCGCCGCCCAGGTGCCGGTGGTCGAGGTCCACATCTCCAACATCTACGCCCGCGAGGACTGGCGGTCGAAGTCGGTGATCTCGCCGGTGGCCTACGGGGTGATCAGCGGGTTGGGCACGCAGGGCTACGTGCTGGCGCTGGAGGCGCTCAACGTCGTGCTGAGCGACGAGGGAGGCGACGAGGGGGGCGACGACGAGTGA
- the aroB gene encoding 3-dehydroquinate synthase encodes MRSVRVELGARSYDVHAGPGALAEAAALIPGIPGCERVAIVSDANVDAAWGSVAEEAFSTVGSTGEVHRLVVHAGETSKSIEVAGRLLEDLARRRIRRGDLLVALGGGMVGDLAGFVASVYQRGMPLVQVPTSLLAQVDAAIGGKTAVNLSAGKNLTGTFYQPLAVLADTAVLSTLPEREYRSGFGEVAKYGFSFEPDLLDLLETSGAAIAGRDPELLEEIVGRSAAIKARVVSSDERDLDDRRIMLNYGHTLAHALEALGRYEEWLHGEAVSVGCVFAAALAREVGMLGDDDVARHHQVLEGLGLPVRAAFDSAAVQRAWEMDKKYRGGIRWVLLCGLGDSVVMTGVGSREVASALAEVVADR; translated from the coding sequence GTGCGCTCGGTCCGGGTGGAGCTCGGCGCCCGCTCCTACGACGTGCACGCCGGCCCGGGCGCCCTCGCCGAGGCGGCGGCGCTCATCCCCGGGATCCCGGGCTGCGAGCGGGTGGCCATCGTCTCCGACGCCAACGTCGATGCGGCCTGGGGCTCGGTGGCCGAAGAGGCCTTCAGCACGGTGGGTTCCACCGGCGAGGTCCACCGCCTGGTGGTGCACGCCGGCGAGACGTCGAAGAGCATCGAGGTCGCCGGGCGGCTGCTGGAGGACCTGGCCCGGCGCCGCATCCGCCGGGGCGACCTGCTGGTGGCTCTCGGGGGCGGCATGGTGGGCGACCTCGCCGGCTTCGTGGCCTCGGTCTACCAGCGGGGGATGCCGCTGGTGCAGGTGCCGACATCGCTGCTGGCGCAGGTGGACGCCGCCATCGGGGGCAAGACCGCGGTCAACCTCAGCGCGGGCAAGAACCTGACCGGCACCTTCTACCAGCCCCTGGCGGTGCTGGCGGACACCGCGGTGCTCTCCACCCTGCCCGAGCGCGAGTACCGATCGGGCTTCGGCGAGGTTGCCAAGTACGGGTTCAGCTTCGAGCCCGACCTCCTGGACCTGCTGGAGACGTCCGGGGCCGCCATCGCCGGGCGCGACCCCGAGCTGCTGGAGGAGATCGTCGGCCGCTCCGCCGCCATCAAGGCCCGGGTGGTGAGCAGCGACGAGCGGGACCTTGACGACCGGCGGATCATGCTGAACTACGGCCACACCCTCGCGCACGCCCTGGAGGCGCTCGGGCGCTACGAGGAGTGGCTGCACGGCGAGGCGGTGTCGGTGGGCTGCGTGTTCGCCGCCGCCCTGGCCCGGGAGGTCGGGATGCTGGGCGACGACGATGTGGCACGGCACCACCAGGTGCTGGAGGGGCTCGGGCTCCCGGTGCGGGCGGCGTTCGACTCGGCCGCCGTGCAGCGGGCATGGGAGATGGACAAGAAATATCGAGGAGGGATTCGATGGGTGCTGCTATGCGGTCTCGGAGATTCAGTCGTGATGACCGGAGTCGGGTCCCGGGAGGTGGCTTCGGCCCTAGCGGAGGTGGTGGCGGACAGATGA
- a CDS encoding dihydroorotase: MANAILVRGGRLVDPASGTDRTADILVRDGRIEAVGAGLAAGEAEVVEADGAVVSPGFVDLHVHLREPGREDEETIASGSAAAARGGFTAICAMPNTEPACDSAAVAEKVAASGRFLGLTRVVPAGALTHAREGTQLAAIGEMARSVARVRLFTDDGRGVQDTRLLRRAMEYLTGFGGICAEHCDDEALSEGGQMHEGEVSSRLGLRGMPAEAEDLALARDIALARLTGCRFHALHVSTAGSVALVRAAKAEGLAVTAEVTPHHLTLTHEELASFDPVFKVNPPLRSLADVAACRAGLADGTLDAIATDHAPHAAHEKEAEFEAAPPGLIGMETALGVVLALVRDGVLSLPALVERLSTGPARVLGLEGQGGPIVAGAPAHLVVFDPEARWVVDPSRFASRSRNCPWAGQELTGKVLATIFEGRLVVSNGELLEGVGATW, from the coding sequence TTGGCTAACGCCATCCTGGTGCGGGGCGGGCGGCTGGTCGACCCGGCGTCGGGTACCGACCGCACCGCCGACATCCTGGTCCGGGACGGGCGCATCGAGGCGGTGGGGGCCGGGCTGGCTGCCGGCGAGGCCGAGGTGGTGGAGGCGGACGGCGCCGTGGTCAGCCCGGGCTTCGTCGATCTCCACGTCCACCTGCGCGAGCCCGGCCGGGAGGACGAGGAGACCATCGCCTCGGGGTCGGCCGCCGCCGCCCGGGGCGGGTTCACCGCCATCTGCGCCATGCCCAACACCGAGCCGGCGTGCGACAGCGCTGCGGTGGCCGAGAAGGTGGCGGCTAGCGGGCGGTTCCTCGGCCTGACCCGGGTGGTGCCCGCCGGTGCCCTCACCCATGCCCGGGAGGGTACGCAGCTGGCTGCCATCGGCGAGATGGCCCGCTCGGTCGCCCGGGTGCGCCTGTTCACCGACGACGGTCGCGGGGTCCAGGACACCCGGCTGCTGCGCCGGGCGATGGAGTACCTCACTGGCTTCGGGGGCATCTGCGCCGAGCACTGCGACGACGAGGCGCTCTCCGAGGGCGGCCAGATGCACGAGGGCGAGGTCTCCTCCCGTCTCGGCCTGCGGGGCATGCCCGCCGAGGCCGAGGACCTGGCCCTGGCCCGGGACATCGCCCTCGCCCGCCTGACCGGGTGCCGGTTCCACGCCCTGCATGTGTCCACCGCCGGGTCGGTGGCCCTCGTCCGCGCGGCGAAGGCGGAGGGGTTGGCGGTCACCGCCGAGGTCACGCCCCACCACCTGACTCTCACCCACGAGGAGCTGGCCAGCTTCGACCCGGTGTTCAAGGTGAACCCGCCGCTGCGCTCGCTGGCCGACGTCGCCGCCTGCCGGGCCGGGCTGGCGGATGGCACCCTGGACGCCATCGCCACCGACCACGCCCCGCATGCCGCCCACGAGAAGGAAGCCGAGTTCGAGGCGGCACCCCCCGGCCTGATCGGGATGGAGACCGCGCTCGGGGTGGTGCTGGCCTTGGTCCGGGACGGCGTGCTGAGCCTGCCGGCCCTCGTCGAGCGGCTGTCCACCGGCCCGGCCCGGGTGCTCGGCCTGGAGGGCCAGGGCGGTCCGATCGTCGCCGGGGCGCCCGCCCACCTCGTCGTCTTCGACCCCGAGGCGCGCTGGGTGGTGGACCCCTCCCGGTTCGCCTCGCGCTCGCGCAACTGCCCGTGGGCGGGACAGGAGCTGACCGGGAAGGTACTGGCGACGATCTTCGAGGGGCGCCTGGTGGTTTCGAACGGGGAGCTGCTCGAGGGGGTGGGGGCCACATGGTGA
- the carA gene encoding glutamine-hydrolyzing carbamoyl-phosphate synthase small subunit, giving the protein MVTAADLPEAVLVLEDGTTFQGVSFGAEPLGTEGAAEVVFNTAMTGYQEVLTDPSYRGQIVTMTYPHIGNYGVTGADAESARPQASGFVIRDLPPVWSNWRAEMGLHDYLAGAGIPGIAEVDTRRLTRHLRSRGAMRGAILTAGAEPAAVAATLKAQPGMVGSDFVREVTAPHPYEWPCPEPRYRVAAYDFGIKTSILRQLAAHRCSVTVYPAATPASEVLASGADGVFFSNGPGDPEAVRYGIAAASALLGRVPVFGICLGHQLLGLALGLPTYKLPFGHHGSNHPVARLADGQVEITTQNHGFAVSPAPFGFQAPSTPGQALPVGLTAPTPHGPAELTHVNLNDYTVEGFALRNEPAFAVQYHPEAGPGPHDARYLFEAFCTLMGGAGG; this is encoded by the coding sequence ATGGTGACGGCGGCCGACCTGCCCGAGGCGGTGCTGGTCCTGGAGGACGGCACCACCTTCCAGGGCGTCAGCTTCGGGGCCGAGCCCCTGGGCACCGAAGGGGCCGCCGAGGTCGTATTCAACACCGCCATGACCGGCTACCAGGAGGTGCTCACCGACCCGTCGTACCGGGGCCAGATCGTGACGATGACCTACCCGCACATCGGCAACTACGGCGTAACCGGTGCCGACGCCGAGAGCGCCCGACCGCAGGCGTCGGGCTTCGTCATCCGCGACCTGCCGCCGGTGTGGTCCAACTGGCGCGCCGAGATGGGCCTGCACGACTACCTGGCGGGCGCCGGGATCCCGGGCATCGCCGAGGTGGACACCCGGCGCCTCACCCGCCACCTGCGTTCCCGGGGCGCCATGCGGGGCGCGATCCTCACCGCCGGGGCGGAGCCCGCCGCCGTGGCCGCCACCCTGAAGGCCCAGCCCGGCATGGTGGGTTCGGACTTCGTCCGGGAGGTGACCGCCCCGCACCCCTACGAGTGGCCCTGCCCGGAGCCCCGCTACCGGGTGGCGGCCTACGATTTCGGCATCAAGACCTCCATCCTGCGCCAGCTCGCCGCCCACCGGTGCTCGGTCACCGTCTACCCGGCGGCCACCCCGGCCAGCGAGGTGCTGGCCAGCGGGGCCGACGGCGTCTTCTTCTCCAACGGCCCGGGCGATCCGGAGGCGGTGCGCTACGGCATCGCCGCCGCCTCGGCGCTCCTGGGGCGGGTACCGGTGTTCGGCATCTGCCTCGGCCACCAGCTGCTGGGCCTCGCCCTGGGCCTGCCCACCTACAAGCTGCCCTTCGGGCACCACGGGTCCAACCACCCGGTGGCCCGGTTGGCCGACGGGCAGGTGGAGATCACCACCCAGAACCACGGCTTCGCCGTGTCACCCGCCCCCTTCGGGTTCCAGGCACCGAGCACCCCGGGTCAGGCGCTCCCGGTGGGCCTCACGGCCCCGACGCCCCACGGCCCGGCCGAGCTCACCCACGTCAACCTCAACGACTACACGGTGGAGGGGTTCGCCCTCCGCAATGAGCCCGCCTTCGCCGTGCAGTACCACCCCGAGGCCGGCCCCGGCCCGCACGACGCCCGCTACCTGTTCGAAGCCTTCTGCACCCTGATGGGGGGCGCAGGTGGGTAG
- the pyrR gene encoding bifunctional pyr operon transcriptional regulator/uracil phosphoribosyltransferase PyrR — MPPTSPQASGPVVKAVVLEAPDIARALKRMAHEILERNHGAEGVVLVGIRRRGVPLADRLSAEIERIEGVRPPTGALDISFYRDDIGIRTPAEVGRTEIDSDIEGRIVVLVDDVLYTGRTVRAAIDALVDFGRPRAVQLAVLIDRGHRELPIRADFIGRNLPTAHRESVDVRLAETDGLDSVSISEAP, encoded by the coding sequence ATGCCGCCGACGAGCCCGCAGGCCAGTGGCCCGGTCGTCAAAGCAGTCGTCCTCGAGGCCCCCGACATCGCCCGCGCCCTCAAGCGCATGGCCCACGAGATCCTGGAGCGCAACCACGGCGCCGAGGGTGTCGTCCTGGTGGGCATCCGGCGCCGGGGTGTGCCGCTCGCTGACCGGCTGAGCGCCGAGATCGAGCGCATCGAGGGCGTCCGCCCCCCGACCGGCGCGCTCGACATCTCCTTCTACCGCGACGACATCGGCATCCGCACGCCCGCCGAGGTGGGCCGCACCGAGATCGACAGCGACATCGAGGGCCGCATCGTGGTGCTGGTGGACGACGTGCTCTACACCGGGCGCACCGTCCGGGCGGCCATCGACGCCCTCGTGGACTTCGGCCGGCCCCGGGCGGTCCAGCTGGCGGTGCTCATCGACCGCGGGCACCGGGAGCTGCCGATCCGGGCGGACTTCATCGGCCGGAACCTGCCTACCGCCCACCGGGAGTCGGTGGACGTGCGGCTGGCGGAGACGGACGGGCTGGACTCGGTTTCGATCTCGGAGGCGCCGTGA
- the nusB gene encoding transcription antitermination factor NusB: MAVRGRSARRIALETLYEHDVAGAATGEILSRYQGQKALPYAEKLVAGVAEHQVAIDDLIEACAEDWTLARMPPVDRNLLRLGVLELRYLAVIPAVAIDEAVSLAAAYSTADSGRFINGILGRIAREGAPVGEP; the protein is encoded by the coding sequence GTGGCGGTGCGGGGGCGCAGCGCCCGACGGATTGCGCTGGAGACGCTCTACGAGCACGACGTCGCTGGGGCGGCCACCGGCGAGATCCTGAGCCGCTACCAGGGCCAGAAGGCGCTGCCCTACGCCGAGAAGCTGGTGGCAGGCGTCGCCGAGCACCAGGTGGCGATCGACGACCTCATCGAGGCGTGCGCCGAGGACTGGACCCTGGCCCGCATGCCGCCCGTGGACCGCAACCTCCTGCGCCTGGGCGTGCTGGAGCTGCGCTACCTCGCCGTCATCCCGGCGGTGGCCATCGACGAGGCGGTGTCGCTGGCGGCGGCGTACTCGACGGCGGACTCCGGCCGTTTCATCAACGGGATCCTGGGCCGCATCGCCCGGGAGGGCGCCCCCGTGGGGGAGCCGTAG
- a CDS encoding HAD-IA family hydrolase has product MGSGVRWVALDAMGVLYVEAGVATRLCAFAARRGVVVAEEAVRAAYRRVSAGEGTSADLWRELGVPGDPDELDRAWAGLRSLMPGAGAFLAAAAEAGIGVGCITNDVAVWSRRSRAALGLEGVAPWIVSAEVACRKPGRAIYDAFLSAVGCAPDACLFVDDQPQNLDAAARLGFRTAWFAAGYSVGGVGNRYGRVGSFEELAATMPPLVTVKGA; this is encoded by the coding sequence GTGGGTAGCGGGGTGCGCTGGGTGGCCCTGGACGCCATGGGGGTGCTGTATGTCGAGGCGGGCGTCGCCACCCGGCTGTGCGCCTTCGCCGCCCGCCGGGGCGTGGTGGTGGCGGAGGAGGCGGTGCGGGCGGCCTACCGCCGGGTGAGCGCCGGCGAGGGGACCTCGGCCGACCTGTGGCGGGAGCTGGGCGTGCCCGGCGACCCCGACGAGCTGGACCGCGCCTGGGCGGGCCTCCGGTCGCTGATGCCCGGGGCGGGGGCGTTCCTGGCCGCCGCGGCCGAGGCCGGCATCGGGGTGGGGTGCATCACCAATGATGTCGCCGTCTGGTCGCGGCGCAGCCGGGCGGCCCTCGGCCTGGAGGGTGTGGCGCCGTGGATCGTCTCGGCCGAGGTGGCGTGCCGCAAACCGGGCCGGGCGATCTACGATGCGTTCCTCTCGGCGGTGGGGTGCGCGCCGGACGCCTGCCTGTTCGTGGACGACCAGCCGCAGAACCTGGACGCCGCTGCCCGCCTCGGGTTCCGGACGGCGTGGTTCGCCGCCGGATACTCAGTCGGCGGGGTGGGCAACAGGTATGGCAGAGTAGGGAGCTTCGAGGAGCTGGCGGCGACGATGCCGCCACTCGTGACCGTGAAAGGAGCGTGA
- a CDS encoding shikimate kinase: MPGPASVVLIGMMGCGKSEVGRRLATALGMEFVDLDAVVEQEAGRSVTEIFSVEGEAGFRVRERAAVGKVAGRPGLVVAGGGGVVLDPANAAALRSGATVVWLQVSPGVAAARLGTDAGRPVLAGRRGDLESRLRALTEERSAAYQAAAHLAVDGDGSPGEVAGVIAAALGARPAEVR, from the coding sequence GTGCCCGGGCCCGCCAGTGTCGTGCTCATCGGGATGATGGGCTGCGGCAAGAGCGAGGTCGGCCGCCGCCTGGCCACCGCACTGGGGATGGAGTTCGTCGATCTGGACGCCGTGGTGGAGCAGGAGGCGGGCCGGAGCGTGACCGAGATTTTCTCGGTGGAGGGCGAGGCCGGTTTCCGGGTCCGGGAACGGGCTGCGGTGGGGAAGGTGGCCGGCCGACCCGGCCTGGTGGTGGCTGGCGGGGGTGGTGTGGTTCTCGATCCGGCCAACGCTGCGGCGCTGCGCTCCGGGGCGACGGTGGTGTGGTTGCAGGTGTCCCCCGGCGTGGCGGCCGCCCGGCTCGGCACCGACGCCGGCCGGCCGGTGCTCGCCGGGCGCCGCGGGGACCTCGAGAGCCGCCTGCGGGCCCTGACCGAGGAGCGCAGCGCCGCCTACCAGGCGGCCGCCCATCTCGCGGTGGACGGGGACGGCTCGCCCGGCGAGGTCGCCGGCGTCATCGCCGCGGCGCTGGGTGCCCGCCCGGCGGAGGTGCGCTAG
- the efp gene encoding elongation factor P has product MISTNDMRPGMTLDLDGELWSILEYQHHKPGKGHAMVRTKVKSLKSGVVVDRTFRADEKVEIARLDRREMQYLYPDDTGFVFMDTENYEQLTVDRDLAGDAGRFLKEGQMVSVLMHDGVALGVDLPTTVDLVVEQTDPGLQGDRSSAGTKPATLETGAIIQVPLFLTTGETVRVDTRTGAYVTRVRN; this is encoded by the coding sequence ATGATCTCAACCAACGACATGCGCCCCGGCATGACCCTGGACCTGGACGGGGAGCTGTGGTCCATCCTCGAGTACCAGCACCACAAACCGGGCAAGGGCCACGCCATGGTGCGCACCAAGGTCAAGAGCCTGAAGAGCGGCGTGGTGGTGGACCGTACGTTCCGGGCCGACGAGAAGGTGGAGATCGCCCGCCTGGACCGCCGGGAGATGCAGTACCTCTACCCGGACGACACCGGCTTCGTCTTCATGGACACCGAGAACTACGAGCAGCTGACCGTGGACCGGGACCTGGCGGGCGACGCCGGGCGGTTCCTCAAGGAGGGCCAGATGGTCAGCGTGCTGATGCACGACGGCGTCGCTCTGGGCGTCGACCTGCCGACCACGGTGGACCTGGTGGTCGAGCAGACCGACCCGGGGCTGCAGGGCGACCGCTCCTCGGCGGGCACCAAGCCGGCGACCCTGGAGACCGGCGCCATCATCCAGGTGCCGCTGTTCCTCACCACCGGCGAGACCGTGCGGGTGGACACCCGGACCGGGGCGTACGTCACCCGGGTCCGGAACTAG
- a CDS encoding Xaa-Pro peptidase family protein, with protein sequence MSDGRIARFQGVLQSGLGELDAVYISNLTNVRWLCGFSGSNGSVLVARSGAWFLTDGRYRTQAPEEVTGAAIEVYTLPDQLGEALQRLTGELGATRIGFEGEHVTVAGRDRLAKQFPGATLEPIGGVVENLRRVKEPAELDAIRRAAALADDGVAHILRFVAPGRTERELAIELESHMRLAGAESVSFPSIVAAAERSALPHAHPSDRVVEAGRFLLFDLGCVVDGYCSDLTRTVVVGKADARHREIYELVAAAQQAGLEALGAGKTGAEVDSAARKVIADAGYGAEFGHSLGHGVGLDIHEAPTLRTTSADVLEPGHVVTVEPGVYLPGWGGVRIEDLTVVTADGHESLSRAPKELLEV encoded by the coding sequence GTGAGTGACGGCCGTATCGCCCGGTTCCAAGGCGTGCTCCAGTCTGGGCTGGGTGAGCTCGATGCCGTCTACATCTCCAACCTCACCAATGTCCGCTGGCTGTGCGGGTTCAGCGGGTCGAACGGGTCCGTGCTGGTGGCCCGCAGCGGGGCATGGTTCCTGACCGACGGCCGCTACCGCACCCAGGCGCCCGAAGAGGTGACCGGCGCCGCCATCGAGGTCTACACGCTGCCCGACCAGCTGGGCGAGGCGCTGCAGCGCCTGACCGGCGAGCTTGGCGCCACCCGCATCGGCTTCGAAGGCGAGCATGTGACCGTGGCGGGCCGGGACCGCCTGGCCAAGCAGTTCCCGGGCGCCACCTTGGAGCCCATCGGCGGGGTGGTGGAGAACCTGCGCCGGGTGAAGGAGCCGGCCGAGCTGGACGCCATCCGGCGGGCGGCGGCGCTGGCGGACGACGGGGTTGCCCACATCCTGCGCTTCGTGGCCCCGGGCCGCACGGAGCGGGAGCTGGCCATCGAGCTGGAGTCACACATGCGCCTGGCGGGGGCGGAGTCGGTGTCCTTCCCCTCGATCGTGGCCGCCGCCGAGCGGTCGGCCCTGCCCCACGCCCACCCGAGCGACCGGGTGGTGGAGGCGGGCCGTTTCCTGCTCTTCGACCTGGGCTGTGTGGTGGACGGCTACTGTTCCGACCTGACGAGGACCGTCGTGGTGGGGAAGGCGGACGCTCGCCACCGGGAGATCTACGAGCTGGTGGCCGCCGCCCAACAGGCGGGCCTGGAGGCGCTGGGGGCAGGCAAGACCGGGGCCGAGGTTGACAGTGCCGCCCGCAAGGTGATCGCCGACGCCGGCTACGGGGCGGAGTTCGGCCACAGCCTGGGCCATGGGGTGGGCCTCGACATCCACGAGGCACCGACGCTGCGGACGACCAGCGCGGATGTGCTCGAGCCGGGCCACGTGGTCACGGTGGAGCCCGGCGTCTACCTCCCGGGCTGGGGCGGGGTGCGCATCGAGGACCTCACGGTGGTGACCGCCGACGGGCACGAGTCGCTCAGCCGGGCGCCGAAGGAGCTGCTGGAGGTCTAG